One stretch of Streptomyces sp. A2-16 DNA includes these proteins:
- a CDS encoding serine hydrolase domain-containing protein — MPSLEQACDYGRGGELSAPRLRTDTPERAGLDPGELRHLVRYFHTLTTGDRPWAPGAVLVAGRGPVIAVQEASGWAVRYASYDPEADAGVELPPQARVPVRVDTPFDLASLTKLFTAVAAVQQIERGTLGIDARVGAYLPDFTAAATYGITVRELLTHTSGLRPELPLHDCDDDAARLNLLRAEPPIGVPGTYTYSDLNPLLLQHVLERITGRPLDVLVHEGITRPLGMTSTRFGPCPGAAATEDQRRPWAKADRGMLRGVVHDENAWALGGVAGHAGLFSTAPDLAIFCRALLAGGAYGPARILGPDFVELLLTPPGLGFALDQKWFMGELAGRGAAGHTGFTGTSLVLDPATDTFVVLLANTVHPRRRPPDNRPRAEAATRVARAVRGA; from the coding sequence GTGCCGTCCTTGGAACAGGCGTGCGACTACGGAAGGGGCGGAGAGCTGAGCGCACCGAGACTGCGCACCGACACACCGGAACGGGCCGGGCTCGACCCCGGGGAACTCCGGCATCTCGTCCGGTACTTCCACACCCTCACCACCGGTGACCGCCCCTGGGCCCCCGGCGCCGTCCTGGTCGCCGGGCGCGGCCCGGTGATCGCCGTGCAGGAGGCGTCGGGCTGGGCCGTCCGCTACGCCTCCTACGACCCCGAGGCCGACGCGGGCGTGGAACTGCCCCCGCAGGCGCGCGTTCCCGTCCGGGTCGACACCCCCTTCGACCTGGCGTCCCTGACCAAGCTGTTCACGGCCGTGGCGGCGGTCCAGCAGATCGAGCGCGGCACGCTGGGCATCGACGCGCGGGTGGGCGCCTACCTGCCGGACTTCACGGCCGCCGCGACCTACGGGATCACCGTCCGCGAACTGCTCACCCACACCTCGGGACTGCGCCCCGAGCTCCCGCTCCACGACTGCGACGACGACGCGGCCCGCCTGAACCTGCTGCGGGCCGAGCCGCCCATCGGGGTTCCCGGCACCTACACCTACTCCGACCTCAACCCGCTCCTGCTCCAGCACGTCCTGGAACGCATCACAGGACGCCCCCTCGACGTCCTCGTGCACGAGGGCATCACCCGCCCGCTCGGCATGACGTCCACCCGCTTCGGCCCCTGCCCGGGGGCGGCGGCCACGGAGGACCAGCGCCGGCCGTGGGCCAAGGCGGACCGGGGGATGCTGCGGGGCGTGGTCCACGACGAGAACGCGTGGGCGCTGGGCGGGGTCGCGGGCCACGCGGGGCTCTTCTCGACCGCCCCCGACCTCGCGATCTTCTGCCGGGCCCTGCTGGCGGGCGGCGCGTACGGCCCCGCCCGCATCCTCGGCCCGGACTTCGTGGAACTGCTGCTGACCCCGCCGGGGCTGGGCTTCGCCCTCGACCAGAAGTGGTTCATGGGGGAACTGGCGGGGCGGGGAGCGGCGGGCCACACGGGCTTCACGGGCACGTCACTGGTCCTCGACCCGGCGACCGACACGTTCGTGGTCCTCCTGGCCAACACGGTCCACCCGAGAAGACGCCCCCCGGACAACCGCCCACGAGCGGAAGCGGCGACGAGGGTGGCGCGAGCAGTACGGGGGGCGTGA
- a CDS encoding multidrug effflux MFS transporter, protein MPEQGAPTQHLKQQAAVPDTEPPAAVRRTGLLVTLLLGGLTATPPLAMDMYLPSLPEVTGSLHAPAATVQLTLTACLLGMALGQLVVGPMSDRWGRRRPLLVGLLVYVVATALCALAPTVEFLVGFRLAQGLAGAAGIVIARAVVRDLYDGVAMARFFSTLMLIGGVAPIVAPLIGGQILRVTDWRGVFVVLTVIGALLAALVWARLPETLPAAERHTGGVVDALHSMRRLLADLPFTGYMLTGGFAFAALFAYISASPFVVQEIYGASPQTFSLLFGVNSVGLVVVGQINGKVLVGRVGLDRVLGAGLLTVTAAAAALLLMTTGVLGEVGLFPVAAGLFVLMSAMGVVLPNAQSLALLRTRHSAGSASALLGASSFLIGAIASPLVGMAGEDTAVPMAVVQLAAALVALTCFMAMCRPWNRRATTEGAES, encoded by the coding sequence ATGCCCGAGCAGGGGGCACCGACGCAGCACCTGAAGCAGCAGGCGGCCGTACCGGACACGGAGCCGCCCGCGGCCGTGCGCCGCACCGGGCTGCTCGTCACCCTGCTCCTCGGCGGCCTCACCGCCACGCCGCCGCTGGCGATGGACATGTACCTGCCGTCGCTGCCCGAGGTCACCGGCTCCCTGCACGCGCCCGCGGCGACGGTCCAGCTCACCCTCACCGCCTGTCTGCTCGGCATGGCCCTCGGCCAGCTGGTGGTCGGCCCGATGAGCGACCGCTGGGGCCGCAGGCGCCCGCTGCTCGTGGGCCTCCTCGTGTACGTCGTCGCCACCGCACTGTGCGCCCTCGCGCCGACCGTGGAGTTCCTGGTCGGCTTCCGGCTGGCGCAGGGCCTCGCGGGCGCCGCGGGCATAGTGATCGCCCGGGCCGTGGTCCGGGACCTGTACGACGGCGTGGCCATGGCCCGGTTCTTCTCGACCCTCATGCTGATCGGCGGAGTCGCGCCGATCGTGGCGCCGCTCATCGGCGGACAGATCCTGCGGGTGACGGACTGGCGGGGCGTCTTCGTGGTCCTGACGGTCATCGGGGCGCTGCTCGCCGCCCTGGTGTGGGCGAGGCTGCCCGAGACCCTCCCGGCGGCCGAGCGGCACACCGGCGGCGTCGTCGACGCCCTGCACTCCATGCGCCGCCTCCTCGCCGACCTGCCCTTCACCGGCTACATGCTCACCGGCGGCTTCGCCTTCGCCGCGCTGTTCGCCTACATCTCGGCGTCCCCGTTCGTGGTCCAGGAGATCTACGGGGCCTCCCCGCAGACGTTCAGCCTGCTGTTCGGCGTGAACTCGGTCGGCCTGGTCGTGGTCGGCCAGATCAACGGCAAGGTGCTGGTGGGCCGGGTCGGCCTGGACCGGGTCCTGGGCGCGGGACTGCTGACCGTGACGGCGGCGGCCGCGGCCCTGCTGCTGATGACGACCGGGGTCCTCGGCGAGGTGGGCCTGTTCCCCGTGGCCGCCGGTCTCTTCGTCCTGATGTCCGCGATGGGTGTCGTCCTGCCCAACGCCCAGTCCCTCGCCCTCCTGCGCACCAGGCACTCCGCCGGTTCCGCGTCCGCCCTGCTCGGCGCGTCCTCCTTCCTCATCGGCGCGATCGCCTCGCCGCTGGTCGGGATGGCCGGGGAGGACACCGCCGTCCCGATGGCGGTCGTCCAACTGGCGGCAGCACTGGTAGCGCTCACCTGTTTCATGGCAATGTGCCGTCCTTGGAACAGGCGTGCGACTACGGAAGGGGCGGAGAGCTGA
- a CDS encoding Gfo/Idh/MocA family oxidoreductase: MTEQKVRWGILATGGIAAAFTADLVDLPDAEVVAVASRSDASAKAFAERFGIERAYGEWGALAEDADIDVVYVATPHAAHRAAAGLCLEAGRNVLCEKAFTLNVREAEELVGLAKDHGRFLMEAMWMYCNPLVRRLKALVDDGAIGEVRTVQADFGLAGPFPPAHRLRDPAQGGGALLDLGVYPVSFAQLLLGEPSDVTAKAVLSEEGVDLQTGALLSWDSGALASLHCSLTGGTATIASVTGSLGRIDIPNGFFHPDRFVLHRDGRDPEEFVADPADGPRNSLKHEAREVMRALRAGETESPLVPLEGTLAVMRTLDAVRDRIGVRYPGEVAGEVVAPA, from the coding sequence ATGACGGAACAGAAGGTGCGCTGGGGGATTCTGGCGACGGGCGGGATCGCGGCGGCGTTCACCGCGGACCTGGTGGATCTGCCGGACGCCGAGGTCGTCGCGGTGGCCTCGCGGTCCGATGCCTCGGCGAAGGCGTTCGCGGAGCGGTTCGGGATCGAGCGGGCGTACGGCGAGTGGGGCGCCCTGGCCGAGGACGCGGACATCGATGTCGTGTACGTGGCGACCCCGCACGCGGCGCATCGCGCGGCCGCCGGGCTGTGCCTGGAGGCCGGACGGAACGTGCTGTGCGAGAAGGCCTTCACGCTCAACGTGCGGGAGGCCGAGGAGCTGGTCGGGCTCGCGAAGGACCACGGGCGCTTCCTCATGGAGGCCATGTGGATGTACTGCAACCCGCTGGTGCGGCGGCTCAAGGCGCTCGTCGACGACGGGGCGATCGGTGAGGTCCGCACCGTGCAGGCGGACTTCGGGCTGGCCGGCCCCTTCCCGCCCGCGCACCGGCTGCGGGACCCCGCGCAGGGCGGTGGCGCGCTGCTCGACCTGGGCGTCTACCCGGTGTCGTTCGCACAGCTGCTGCTCGGGGAGCCCTCGGACGTCACGGCGAAGGCGGTGCTGTCCGAGGAGGGCGTGGACCTCCAGACGGGCGCGCTGCTGTCCTGGGACAGCGGGGCGCTCGCCTCGCTGCACTGCTCCCTGACCGGCGGGACCGCCACGATCGCCTCGGTCACCGGGTCGCTGGGCCGGATCGACATCCCGAACGGCTTCTTCCACCCGGACCGTTTCGTCCTGCACCGTGACGGGCGTGACCCGGAGGAGTTCGTCGCCGACCCCGCCGACGGGCCCCGCAACAGCCTCAAGCACGAGGCCCGCGAGGTGATGCGCGCGCTGCGGGCCGGTGAGACCGAGTCCCCGCTGGTGCCGCTGGAGGGCACCCTCGCGGTGATGCGGACGCTCGACGCGGTACGGGACCGGATCGGTGTCCGCTACCCGGGCGAGGTGGCCGGGGAGGTCGTCGCGCCGGCCTGA
- a CDS encoding SDR family oxidoreductase, with protein sequence MDTKNAKTAVVTGAGSGIGRAVAVELLRAGWSVALAGRRTGTLEETAALVPEGAALAVRTDVSRPDDVAALFAAAVERFGRVDLLFNNAGTFGPGGVPVEELPYDAWRHVVDTNLNGAFLCAQAAYRQMKEQDPQGGRIINNGSISAHTPRPHSVAYTATKHALTGLTKSLSLDGRPYGIAVGQIDIGNAATDMTAGMGAGALQANGQVVPEPVMDVADVARTVRHMAELPLAANVQFATVLATTMPYVGRG encoded by the coding sequence ATGGACACCAAGAATGCGAAGACCGCCGTGGTGACGGGCGCGGGCTCGGGGATCGGCCGTGCGGTCGCCGTGGAACTGCTGCGGGCGGGCTGGTCGGTGGCGCTGGCCGGGCGGCGGACCGGGACGCTGGAGGAGACGGCGGCCCTGGTGCCCGAGGGCGCCGCCCTGGCCGTGCGGACGGACGTCTCGCGGCCCGACGACGTGGCCGCGCTGTTCGCCGCCGCCGTGGAGCGGTTCGGGCGGGTGGATCTGCTGTTCAACAACGCGGGGACGTTCGGGCCGGGCGGGGTGCCGGTGGAGGAGTTGCCGTACGACGCCTGGCGGCACGTCGTGGACACCAATCTCAACGGGGCGTTCCTGTGCGCGCAGGCGGCGTACCGGCAGATGAAGGAGCAGGATCCGCAGGGTGGGCGGATCATCAACAACGGCTCGATCTCGGCGCACACGCCCCGGCCGCACTCCGTCGCCTACACCGCGACCAAGCACGCCCTGACGGGGCTCACCAAGTCGCTGTCGCTGGACGGGCGGCCGTACGGCATCGCGGTCGGGCAGATCGACATCGGGAACGCGGCGACCGACATGACGGCGGGCATGGGGGCCGGGGCGTTGCAGGCCAACGGGCAGGTGGTGCCGGAACCGGTGATGGACGTGGCCGACGTGGCGCGCACGGTGCGGCACATGGCGGAGCTGCCACTGGCGGCGAACGTGCAGTTCGCGACCGTACTGGCGACGACGATGCCGTATGTCGGGCGTGGTTGA
- a CDS encoding ABC transporter permease — protein sequence MFGIYLKRELGRRKKAALVIALGLALGIALVITVNSVSAGMTQAQDKVLKSLYGLGTDMTVTKARSAPTSGSSGRPNFQFDARSNDSDDTQSSDRVMTQGGQALASSVVTKVSRQSGVASAVGALTLNVTKVDGSFTQGKAQSSGGNTGNSGQGGPGGGSGGNSTAAPQVQGGGANFDVNSYSVAGVDVTDQTLGPLAGSKITTGRTFTAAQTDAKVAVVSKSYAKENSLKVGKSLTISGTKYTIIGIATPDSSESTTDVYLPLKQAQTLADAKNQVTTIYVKASDSKQIDSVKSAIQKNISGTTVTTSADLAETVSGSLSTASNLATSVGKWLSIAVLVAAFLVAALLTSSAVSRRVREFGTLKALGWPSRRVTRQVVGESIVNGLLGGALGIGLGLAAAYAVTMISPKLTAQLGNTGGGGMGGGPGGGGGPGQQSAQNTMEIALSAPVSMTTIALAVGLAVTGGLIAGAMGGWRASRMRPADALRSVS from the coding sequence ATGTTTGGCATCTATCTCAAGCGCGAGCTGGGCCGGCGCAAGAAGGCGGCCCTGGTCATCGCTCTGGGTCTGGCGCTCGGTATCGCACTGGTCATCACCGTCAACTCGGTGTCGGCCGGTATGACTCAGGCTCAGGACAAGGTCCTGAAGTCGCTGTACGGCCTCGGCACCGACATGACCGTCACCAAGGCCAGGTCGGCCCCGACGTCCGGAAGTTCGGGCAGACCGAACTTCCAGTTCGACGCCAGGTCCAACGACAGCGACGACACGCAGAGTTCCGACCGCGTGATGACCCAGGGCGGTCAGGCCCTGGCGTCCAGTGTGGTCACCAAGGTCTCCCGGCAGAGCGGCGTGGCGAGCGCGGTGGGCGCGCTCACCCTGAACGTCACCAAGGTCGACGGCTCCTTCACCCAGGGCAAGGCGCAGAGTTCCGGCGGGAACACCGGGAACAGCGGCCAGGGCGGTCCGGGCGGCGGCTCCGGCGGCAACAGCACCGCGGCTCCCCAGGTCCAGGGCGGTGGCGCCAACTTCGACGTGAACTCCTACTCCGTCGCCGGCGTCGACGTCACCGACCAGACGCTCGGCCCGCTGGCCGGTTCGAAGATCACCACCGGCAGGACCTTCACGGCCGCGCAGACCGACGCGAAGGTCGCGGTCGTCAGCAAGTCGTACGCCAAGGAGAACTCCCTCAAGGTCGGCAAGTCCCTGACCATCTCCGGCACCAAGTACACGATCATCGGCATCGCCACGCCCGACAGCAGCGAGTCCACCACCGACGTCTACCTGCCGCTGAAGCAGGCCCAGACGCTCGCGGACGCCAAGAACCAGGTCACCACGATCTACGTCAAGGCGAGCGACTCGAAGCAGATCGACTCCGTGAAGTCGGCGATCCAGAAGAACATCTCCGGTACGACCGTCACGACCTCCGCGGATCTCGCGGAGACCGTGTCCGGGTCCCTGTCGACCGCCTCCAACCTCGCGACCAGCGTGGGCAAGTGGCTGTCGATCGCCGTGCTCGTCGCCGCGTTCCTGGTGGCCGCGCTGCTGACCTCCTCGGCGGTCTCGCGCCGGGTCCGTGAGTTCGGCACCCTGAAGGCGCTCGGCTGGCCGAGCCGCCGGGTGACCCGGCAGGTCGTCGGCGAGTCGATCGTGAACGGTCTGCTCGGCGGTGCCCTCGGGATCGGCCTGGGCCTCGCGGCCGCGTACGCCGTGACCATGATCAGCCCCAAGCTGACCGCGCAGCTCGGGAACACCGGTGGCGGCGGAATGGGCGGCGGACCGGGCGGTGGCGGCGGGCCGGGTCAGCAGTCCGCGCAGAACACCATGGAGATCGCGCTGTCCGCGCCGGTGTCCATGACCACCATCGCGCTCGCCGTGGGCCTCGCCGTGACCGGTGGCCTGATCGCCGGGGCGATGGGCGGCTGGCGCGCCTCCCGGATGCGGCCCGCCGACGCGCTGCGCAGCGTGTCCTGA
- a CDS encoding ABC transporter ATP-binding protein, translated as MYRLTGVTKRYSRGKETVEALQGVDLTIEDGDQLVIQGPTGGGKSTLLQMIGGLDRPTEGSVELDGVDLARISEAKLTRLRAEKIGIIFQSFNLIPTLTAQENVETALVPLGVKPAERRERAAEALRSVGLGERLTHAPAELSGGQQQRVAIARALVKKPKVLLADEPTGNLDESMRDEIMALLEGLWHEYGLTFVLVTHDSSIARRAPRLATIKAGRITLTEQQQSYAQ; from the coding sequence ATGTACAGACTCACCGGCGTCACCAAGCGCTACTCACGCGGCAAGGAGACGGTGGAGGCCCTCCAGGGCGTCGACCTGACCATCGAGGACGGCGACCAGCTGGTCATCCAGGGCCCCACCGGCGGCGGCAAGTCCACGCTGCTGCAGATGATCGGCGGCCTGGACCGCCCCACCGAGGGCAGCGTCGAACTGGACGGCGTCGACCTCGCGAGGATCAGCGAGGCCAAGCTGACCCGGCTGCGCGCCGAGAAGATCGGCATCATCTTCCAGTCCTTCAACCTCATCCCGACGCTGACGGCGCAGGAGAACGTGGAGACGGCGCTGGTCCCGCTGGGCGTGAAGCCGGCGGAACGGCGTGAGCGGGCGGCCGAGGCGCTGCGCTCCGTCGGACTCGGCGAGCGGCTCACCCACGCACCGGCCGAACTGTCCGGCGGTCAGCAGCAGCGGGTGGCCATCGCGCGGGCCCTGGTCAAGAAGCCGAAGGTCCTGCTCGCCGACGAGCCCACCGGGAACCTCGACGAGTCGATGCGGGACGAGATCATGGCGCTGCTCGAAGGGCTGTGGCACGAGTACGGGTTGACGTTCGTCCTGGTCACGCATGACTCGTCGATCGCCCGGCGGGCCCCCCGGCTGGCGACCATCAAGGCCGGGCGGATCACGTTGACCGAGCAGCAGCAGTCCTACGCCCAGTAG
- a CDS encoding aldo/keto reductase — protein MEITRTLGRSGIEVSALGFGCWAIGGEWQAADGQPLGWGKVDDDESVRAVRRALDLGITFFDTADTYGAGHSERVLGRALGKRRDDIVLATKWGNVFDEDTRTLTGADPTPAYARRALTASLARLGTDRIDLYQLHLSDLDPALAAELRDLCEEFVREGLIRAYAWSTDDPARAAVFAQGEHCAAVQHALNVMQDAPEMLALCEESGLASINRSPLAMGLLAGKRQGPQDAGDIRSKPPAWLQGFGDGASADPEWLARIDALKEILTSDGRTLAQGALAWIWARSPRTVPIPGFRSVAQAEQNAAALEKGPLTADQLTEVNRVLER, from the coding sequence ATGGAGATCACACGCACTCTCGGCCGCTCCGGCATCGAGGTCAGCGCACTCGGCTTCGGCTGCTGGGCGATCGGCGGCGAATGGCAGGCCGCCGACGGGCAGCCGCTCGGCTGGGGCAAGGTCGACGACGACGAGTCCGTCCGGGCGGTCCGGCGCGCCCTCGACCTGGGCATCACCTTCTTCGACACGGCGGACACCTACGGCGCCGGGCACAGCGAGCGCGTCCTCGGCCGCGCCCTCGGCAAGCGGCGGGACGACATCGTGCTCGCCACCAAGTGGGGCAACGTCTTCGACGAGGACACCCGCACCCTCACCGGCGCCGACCCCACACCCGCGTACGCCCGCCGCGCTCTCACCGCGTCCCTGGCACGCCTGGGCACCGACCGCATCGACCTGTACCAGCTCCATCTGTCCGATCTCGATCCGGCACTCGCGGCCGAACTGCGGGATCTCTGCGAGGAGTTCGTGCGCGAGGGGCTCATCCGCGCCTACGCCTGGAGCACCGACGACCCGGCCCGTGCTGCCGTGTTCGCGCAGGGGGAGCACTGCGCGGCCGTGCAGCACGCGCTGAACGTCATGCAGGACGCGCCCGAAATGCTCGCCCTGTGCGAGGAGTCGGGCCTGGCGAGCATCAACCGCAGCCCGCTCGCGATGGGGTTGCTGGCCGGCAAGCGCCAGGGACCCCAGGACGCGGGGGACATCCGCAGCAAGCCCCCGGCCTGGCTCCAGGGCTTCGGTGACGGCGCGTCCGCCGACCCGGAGTGGCTGGCCCGCATCGACGCGCTGAAGGAGATCCTGACGAGCGACGGCCGTACGCTCGCACAGGGCGCGCTGGCGTGGATCTGGGCCCGCAGCCCACGGACGGTCCCGATCCCCGGCTTCCGCTCGGTGGCCCAGGCGGAGCAGAACGCGGCGGCGCTGGAGAAGGGTCCGCTCACCGCCGACCAGCTGACCGAGGTCAACCGCGTCCTGGAACGGTGA
- a CDS encoding nuclear transport factor 2 family protein: MTIQTAKLSDPAVRAFVSAVNAHDREAFLSLLAPGATMADDGSDRDLDEWIDREIFSSHGHIDVDNESNGGRSLLAHYRNDTWGEMRTRWDFTVGEDGRISRFETGQA; encoded by the coding sequence ATGACGATTCAGACCGCCAAGCTCAGCGACCCGGCCGTCCGCGCGTTCGTCTCCGCCGTCAACGCCCATGACCGCGAGGCCTTCCTGTCCTTGCTGGCGCCCGGCGCGACCATGGCGGACGACGGCAGCGACCGCGACCTCGACGAGTGGATCGACCGGGAGATCTTCTCCTCCCACGGCCACATCGACGTCGACAACGAGTCCAACGGCGGCCGTTCCCTCCTCGCCCACTACCGCAACGACACCTGGGGAGAGATGCGCACCCGCTGGGACTTCACGGTCGGCGAGGACGGCAGGATCTCCCGCTTCGAGACCGGCCAGGCGTAG
- a CDS encoding DoxX family membrane protein, with amino-acid sequence MTAYDRRDLGLLLLRLGTGGVLAAHGAQKLLGWFGGGGLEGTGQFMESVGYAPGKASATAAGLAEAGGGTLLALGLATPAAGAAAAGAMAGASAVHAPNGFFNAGGGYEYAASLGLTAAGLAVTGPGRLSLDHALGHTVDRSWMVPVALGATALVTTLVVGARNRRLREKEGAGDDGQASLFEEEEA; translated from the coding sequence GTGACCGCATACGACCGACGTGATCTGGGCCTGCTCCTCCTCCGGCTGGGAACCGGGGGTGTGCTGGCCGCCCACGGCGCGCAGAAGCTGCTCGGCTGGTTCGGCGGGGGCGGTCTGGAGGGAACCGGCCAGTTCATGGAGTCCGTCGGCTACGCGCCGGGCAAGGCGAGCGCCACCGCGGCGGGCCTTGCCGAGGCGGGCGGCGGCACCCTGCTGGCCCTGGGCCTCGCGACCCCGGCCGCGGGTGCGGCGGCGGCCGGCGCGATGGCCGGCGCGTCCGCCGTGCACGCGCCCAACGGGTTCTTCAACGCGGGCGGCGGCTACGAGTACGCGGCGTCGCTGGGCCTGACGGCGGCGGGTCTCGCGGTGACGGGTCCCGGCCGGCTCTCCCTCGACCATGCGCTCGGCCACACGGTGGACCGGAGCTGGATGGTGCCGGTGGCTCTCGGCGCGACGGCGCTGGTGACGACGCTGGTCGTGGGGGCGCGGAATCGGCGGCTGCGGGAGAAGGAGGGGGCGGGCGACGACGGGCAGGCGTCGCTGTTCGAGGAGGAAGAGGCGTAG
- a CDS encoding MazG-like family protein, with product MSDHGTPSPDLWKSVDALWDWLETDQPVSGREGLLLRMLKLSEEVGEVSEAVIGAIGQNPRKGVTHTWEDVQAELCDVVITALVALRTLTPDTREVLHSHLARVTERSLGHRAV from the coding sequence ATGAGTGATCACGGCACGCCCTCCCCCGACCTCTGGAAGTCCGTCGACGCCCTGTGGGACTGGCTGGAGACGGATCAGCCGGTGAGCGGTCGTGAGGGCCTGCTCCTGCGCATGCTGAAGCTCTCCGAGGAGGTCGGAGAGGTCTCCGAGGCCGTCATCGGGGCGATCGGCCAGAACCCCCGCAAGGGCGTCACCCACACCTGGGAGGACGTCCAGGCCGAGCTGTGCGACGTGGTGATCACCGCGCTGGTGGCCCTGCGCACCCTGACTCCGGACACGCGGGAGGTCCTCCACTCGCATCTGGCCCGGGTGACGGAGCGTTCGCTGGGGCACCGGGCCGTCTGA
- a CDS encoding M24 family metallopeptidase, whose protein sequence is MNDTPAPFTEQDYATRMTRAAGEAAVAGLAGLLITPGPDLVRLCGYRPPASTRLTLLVLTPGSEPRLLVPALDRAAAEAAPGAGAVRISDWRDGQDPYAAATGLLLPNGRYGVCDTTWALHLLGLQEALPLTAYRPLTVVLPTLHAVKDEHEVARLAAAGAAGDAAYEAILSARFTGRRETDVANDLARLLRERGHSQVFTSVASGRNSANPHHGAGDRTLRKGDTVVLDFGGLKDGYASHTTRTLHVGEPTQDERTVHDLVLAAQQAASEAAAPGVTCQDVDRRARRMIEDAGYGEYGAEPTGHGVGVTAHEPPYLAEGEQTFLVPGMCLSIGAGVRLPGRFGMRIADVVTCTEDGARRLGSTDRGMAIVA, encoded by the coding sequence ATGAACGACACCCCCGCCCCCTTCACGGAACAGGACTACGCGACCCGTATGACCCGGGCGGCCGGAGAGGCGGCCGTGGCGGGCCTGGCCGGACTGCTCATCACCCCCGGCCCCGACCTGGTCCGGCTCTGCGGCTACCGCCCACCGGCGTCGACCCGCCTGACCCTCCTCGTCCTCACCCCCGGCTCCGAGCCCCGTCTCCTGGTCCCGGCCCTGGACCGTGCCGCCGCGGAGGCCGCCCCGGGCGCGGGCGCCGTGCGGATCTCCGACTGGCGCGACGGCCAGGACCCGTACGCCGCCGCCACCGGGCTCCTCCTCCCGAACGGCCGCTACGGCGTCTGCGACACCACGTGGGCGCTGCACCTGCTGGGCCTGCAGGAGGCCCTGCCGTTGACGGCCTACCGCCCCCTGACCGTCGTACTGCCGACGCTGCACGCGGTGAAGGACGAGCACGAGGTGGCCCGGCTCGCGGCGGCGGGAGCGGCCGGGGACGCGGCGTACGAGGCGATCCTGTCCGCACGGTTCACCGGGCGTCGTGAGACGGACGTGGCCAATGATCTCGCCCGGCTGCTGCGCGAGCGCGGCCACAGCCAGGTCTTCACGTCGGTGGCGTCCGGCCGGAACAGCGCGAACCCGCATCACGGGGCGGGCGACCGGACGCTCAGGAAGGGCGACACGGTGGTCCTGGACTTCGGCGGTCTGAAGGACGGCTACGCCTCGCACACGACCCGCACGCTCCACGTGGGCGAACCGACCCAGGACGAACGCACGGTCCACGACCTCGTCCTCGCGGCCCAGCAGGCGGCCTCGGAGGCGGCCGCCCCCGGCGTGACCTGCCAGGACGTCGACCGCCGGGCCCGGCGGATGATCGAGGACGCGGGGTACGGCGAGTACGGCGCCGAACCCACCGGCCACGGCGTCGGCGTCACCGCGCACGAGCCGCCGTACCTCGCCGAGGGCGAGCAGACCTTCCTCGTTCCCGGCATGTGCCTGTCGATCGGCGCCGGGGTGCGGCTGCCGGGCCGCTTCGGCATGCGGATCGCGGACGTCGTGACGTGCACGGAGGACGGGGCGAGGCGGCTCGGCAGCACGGATCGCGGGATGGCGATCGTGGCGTGA
- the araD gene encoding L-ribulose-5-phosphate 4-epimerase AraD: MTVRVRDGLRQEVLKANLAIPQVGLATLTWGNVSGVDREAGVFVIKPSGVPYEDLALDHLVTVRLSDGKVVDGDLRPSTDTETHRCLYLAFPSIGGVTHTHSTHAVAFAQAHRDVPVLGTTHADTFNGPIPVTRDLTAEECASDYEYNTGRVIVDLLKEDDRRATEVPAALVAGHGPFTWGTSARKSLEHAIICEAVADIALHTLSLSPAAPPPPHLLNRHYTRKHGPDAYYGNPEATTASG; this comes from the coding sequence ATGACCGTACGAGTCCGCGACGGCCTGCGGCAGGAGGTCCTCAAGGCCAACCTCGCCATCCCCCAGGTGGGCCTGGCGACCCTGACCTGGGGCAATGTGAGCGGAGTCGACCGCGAGGCCGGGGTGTTCGTCATCAAGCCGTCCGGCGTCCCCTACGAGGACCTCGCCCTGGACCACCTGGTGACGGTCCGGCTGTCCGACGGCAAGGTCGTCGACGGCGACCTGCGCCCCTCCACCGACACCGAGACCCACCGCTGCCTCTACCTGGCCTTCCCCTCCATCGGCGGCGTGACCCACACCCACTCCACCCACGCGGTCGCGTTCGCCCAGGCGCACCGGGACGTCCCCGTCCTCGGCACCACCCACGCCGACACCTTCAACGGACCCATCCCCGTCACCCGGGACCTCACCGCCGAGGAGTGCGCGAGCGACTACGAGTACAACACCGGCCGCGTCATCGTGGACCTGCTCAAGGAGGACGACCGCAGGGCGACCGAGGTGCCCGCCGCGCTGGTCGCCGGCCACGGCCCCTTCACCTGGGGCACCTCCGCCCGCAAGTCCCTGGAACACGCGATCATCTGCGAAGCCGTCGCCGACATCGCCCTGCACACCCTGTCCCTGTCCCCGGCCGCCCCACCGCCCCCGCACCTCCTCAACCGCCACTACACCCGCAAGCACGGCCCCGACGCCTACTACGGCAACCCGGAGGCGACCACGGCCTCCGGCTGA